The Saccharothrix violaceirubra genome segment GGGTTCCAGTGACCCCTTCGAAACTGTGGACAACTCGACCCCCTGTGGACAACGAATGAGTGAGCCCTCACTCATTGACTGAGTGAGGGCTCACTCATACGCTTTCCCCATGCCCGAGGAGACCGTCAAACGCCGCAGAGCACCCGCGATGAGCACCGAAGACCGTCGTCAGGCGATCATCGACGCCACCGTCCCGCTCCTGTTCGAGCACGGCGCCAAAGTCACCACCAGCCAGATCGCCCGGGCGTCCGGCATCGCGGAAGGCACGGTCTTCCGGGCGTTCAAGGACAAGCAGGAACTGATCAAGGCGTGCGTCCGGGCCGCCCTGGGCGTCGAGGACGAACTCGGCAGGCTGCGCCAGGCCCGACTCGTCCCGACCCTCCATGCCCGCCTGGCCCTGGGCATCGCCGCGGTCGCCGACTACCTCGACCGCATGTGGCGGCTCATGGGCGCCCTCGGCGAATCCGGCTACGACGCCGGCGCCGACCGCAGGCACGACGACGGCCCGCCGAAGGAGATGCTCCGGATCTCCGCCCACCTGGCCGCCCTGTTCGAACCGGACGCCGACGCGCTGCGCGTCGACCCGGAACTCGCCGCCCGGCTGCTGCTCGGGCTGGTGTTCACCAACCGCATGCGGGGCGCGGGCTTCGGCGACACCGCCGCCGACGGCGACGGCCTGGTCGACGTGTTCCTGCACGGTGTACTGAGGGGAGCAGAGCGATGACCGACCTGATGATCGAGGCGC includes the following:
- a CDS encoding TetR/AcrR family transcriptional regulator produces the protein MPEETVKRRRAPAMSTEDRRQAIIDATVPLLFEHGAKVTTSQIARASGIAEGTVFRAFKDKQELIKACVRAALGVEDELGRLRQARLVPTLHARLALGIAAVADYLDRMWRLMGALGESGYDAGADRRHDDGPPKEMLRISAHLAALFEPDADALRVDPELAARLLLGLVFTNRMRGAGFGDTAADGDGLVDVFLHGVLRGAER